In a single window of the Leifsonia sp. 1010 genome:
- a CDS encoding UPF0182 family protein translates to MSSTAAARPAGRRRAAIWITLGVIVAVVILFFVFAGLYADVLWYDQVGYLQVLTTQWFAGIAMFFIGFFGMALPLWLSIQLAYRLRPVYAKLNSQLDRYQQVIEPLRRLAMYGIPIVFGIFAGVSTASRWQTAALWLNGTAYGKTDPLFHLDIGFYLFALPFYRSAVGFASAVVLISLLATLATTYLYGSIRVSGREVRISRAARVQISVIAALYLLLQGISIWLDRYATVTDSNVNDMINGAAYTDVNATIPGRAILAGATVFVAILFVLTAFIGRWRFPMVGTALLIVAALVVGAIVPWVVQRFQVDPSQKTLESPYVQKGIDYTREAYGLSDIETIPYNAKTTAEQGALRQDAQTTAQIRILDPAVVSPSFRQLQQFRQYYAFPEKLNVDRYEVNGTQQDAVVAVRELQQSGLGGTRNWFNDTIVYTHGYGLVAAYGNQRSPDGQPVFMESGIPTTGTLGTYQPRIYFGEQSPTYSIVGAPKDSKQVELDYPGGADGAQQTYTTFDGNGGPKLDNIFKRLVYALKFQDEQIVLSDAVNSNSQILYDRDPIKRVQKVAPYLTLDSQAYPAVVDGRVKWIIDGYTTSDQFPYSHVGSLSDATADKDTPKPAYAFDDINYIRNSVKATVDAYDGSVTLYAWDTTDPVLKTWEKVFPTTVKPVSDMSAQLMSHVRYPSDLFKVQRSVLGQYHVDDAGSFYSREDAWTTPNDPTSPSSNPALQPPYYLTMKMPGQDAPAFSLYSTFIPAGTSESSRSVLKGYLAVDADAGDTKGKVASGYGKLRLLQLPSSDTIPGPGQMQNQFDSDPTVSQQLNLLRQGKSEVINGNLLTLPVGGGLLYVQPVYVRSSGETSYPLLQKVLVAFGDKIEFEDTLDQALDALFGGDSGATAGDNNVPTEGGGTGGQTGGGTGGGEQTGGGTGGSAAGNTALQEALQRANQALSDSQAALKSGDWTAYGEAQKRLQQAISDAVAAEGQPAAK, encoded by the coding sequence GTGAGTTCAACAGCAGCAGCTCGACCCGCAGGCCGCCGGCGTGCGGCCATCTGGATCACTCTCGGGGTGATCGTCGCGGTGGTCATCCTGTTCTTCGTCTTCGCCGGGCTGTACGCCGACGTCCTCTGGTACGACCAGGTCGGCTACCTCCAGGTGCTGACCACCCAGTGGTTCGCCGGCATCGCCATGTTCTTCATCGGCTTCTTCGGGATGGCGCTGCCGCTCTGGCTGTCCATCCAGCTCGCGTACCGGCTGCGCCCGGTCTACGCCAAGCTCAACTCGCAGCTCGACCGCTATCAGCAGGTCATCGAGCCCCTGCGGCGCCTCGCGATGTACGGCATCCCGATCGTCTTCGGCATCTTCGCCGGCGTCTCGACCGCGAGCCGCTGGCAGACGGCGGCGCTGTGGCTCAACGGCACGGCCTACGGCAAGACCGACCCGCTCTTCCACCTCGACATCGGCTTCTACCTGTTCGCCCTGCCGTTCTACCGCAGCGCGGTCGGGTTCGCTTCCGCGGTGGTCCTCATCTCGCTGCTCGCGACCCTGGCCACCACGTACCTGTACGGCTCGATCCGGGTCAGCGGGCGCGAGGTGCGCATCTCTCGCGCCGCGCGCGTCCAGATCTCTGTGATCGCCGCGCTGTACCTCCTCCTGCAGGGCATCAGCATCTGGCTCGACCGTTATGCGACGGTCACCGACTCCAACGTCAACGACATGATCAACGGCGCCGCCTACACGGACGTCAACGCGACCATCCCCGGCCGCGCGATCCTGGCGGGCGCGACCGTCTTCGTCGCCATCCTCTTCGTGCTGACGGCGTTCATCGGCCGCTGGCGCTTCCCGATGGTGGGCACGGCGCTGCTCATCGTCGCCGCCCTGGTGGTCGGCGCGATCGTGCCGTGGGTCGTCCAGCGGTTCCAGGTCGACCCGAGCCAGAAGACGCTGGAGTCGCCCTACGTGCAGAAGGGGATCGACTACACCCGCGAGGCGTACGGGCTCAGCGACATCGAGACCATCCCGTACAACGCGAAGACGACCGCCGAGCAGGGGGCCCTGCGGCAGGATGCGCAGACCACCGCGCAGATCCGCATCCTCGACCCCGCCGTCGTCAGCCCCTCCTTCCGTCAGCTGCAGCAGTTCCGGCAGTACTACGCGTTCCCCGAGAAGCTGAACGTCGACCGCTACGAGGTCAACGGCACGCAGCAGGATGCCGTCGTCGCGGTTCGCGAGCTGCAGCAGTCCGGTCTGGGCGGCACCCGCAACTGGTTCAACGACACCATCGTCTACACCCACGGCTACGGGCTCGTCGCCGCCTACGGCAACCAGCGCTCTCCCGACGGGCAGCCGGTGTTCATGGAGTCGGGCATCCCGACCACGGGGACGCTCGGCACCTACCAGCCGCGCATCTACTTCGGCGAGCAGTCGCCGACGTACTCGATCGTCGGTGCCCCGAAGGATTCGAAGCAGGTCGAGCTCGACTATCCGGGCGGTGCGGACGGCGCGCAGCAGACGTACACGACGTTCGACGGCAACGGCGGTCCGAAGCTCGACAACATCTTCAAGCGGCTGGTGTACGCGCTGAAGTTCCAGGACGAGCAGATCGTGCTCTCCGACGCGGTCAACAGCAACTCGCAGATCCTCTACGACCGCGACCCGATCAAGCGCGTGCAGAAGGTCGCGCCGTACCTCACGCTCGACTCGCAGGCGTACCCGGCCGTCGTGGACGGACGCGTCAAGTGGATCATCGACGGCTACACGACGAGCGACCAGTTCCCGTACTCGCACGTCGGCAGCCTGAGCGACGCCACGGCGGACAAGGACACCCCGAAGCCCGCCTACGCGTTCGACGACATCAACTACATCCGCAACTCGGTGAAGGCCACGGTCGACGCATACGACGGCTCGGTGACCCTGTACGCCTGGGACACCACCGACCCCGTGCTCAAGACGTGGGAGAAGGTCTTCCCGACCACCGTCAAGCCGGTGAGCGACATGAGCGCGCAGCTGATGAGCCACGTGCGCTACCCGTCCGACCTGTTCAAGGTGCAGCGGTCGGTGCTCGGTCAGTACCACGTCGACGACGCCGGTTCGTTCTACTCGCGTGAAGACGCGTGGACCACACCGAACGACCCGACCTCGCCGTCGAGCAACCCGGCCCTCCAGCCGCCGTACTACCTGACCATGAAGATGCCCGGTCAGGACGCCCCCGCGTTCTCGCTCTACTCGACGTTCATCCCGGCGGGCACGAGCGAGTCCAGCCGGTCGGTGCTGAAGGGCTATCTGGCGGTGGATGCGGATGCCGGCGACACCAAGGGCAAGGTCGCATCCGGCTACGGCAAGCTCAGGCTCCTGCAGCTGCCGTCGAGCGACACCATCCCAGGCCCTGGCCAGATGCAGAACCAGTTCGACTCCGATCCGACCGTCTCGCAGCAGCTGAACCTGCTGCGACAGGGCAAATCGGAGGTCATCAACGGCAACCTGCTGACCCTGCCGGTGGGCGGTGGTCTGCTCTACGTGCAGCCGGTCTACGTCCGCTCCTCGGGTGAGACCAGCTACCCGCTGCTGCAGAAGGTGCTGGTGGCCTTCGGTGACAAGATCGAGTTCGAGGACACCCTGGACCAGGCGCTGGACGCCTTGTTCGGCGGCGACTCCGGTGCCACGGCCGGCGACAACAACGTTCCGACCGAGGGTGGAGGCACTGGCGGTCAGACCGGTGGCGGCACCGGCGGTGGCGAGCAGACCGGGGGAGGGACCGGCGGCTCCGCGGCCGGCAACACGGCTCTCCAGGAGGCGCTGCAGCGCGCGAACCAGGCGCTCAGCGACAGCCAGGCCGCTCTGAAGTCCGGCGACTGGACTGCGTACGGCGAGGCTCAGAAGCGCCTGCAGCAGGCGATCTCCGACGCCGTCGCGGCGGAGGGGCAGCCCGCCGCCAAGTAG
- a CDS encoding ROK family transcriptional regulator, producing the protein MSIDLAKRTTAADRGAPSDHGLVPGRALRPRTKVLPEHARGHNRSLVLQSLYRSGRASRADLARTTGLTRVTISDLVGELIAEGLVVELGQRDDARPGKPAVLLDVNRGATQIVGVDLSEHAVFRGAVLDMDGRILQTAEVELAGSRGEDATAKVLALVDRLVELTSAPVLGIGIGSPGIVEADGVVATAPNLGWVDEPLQQRIAERTGLPVFVANDANVAVLAEHGFADAQGDMMLVKVGHGVGSGLLVAGALVFGSRFAAGEIGQVMVGTDAGPEAPYDRERCLEAWLAVPRLESRVAAAEAAGASAEPVLREAGQRLGVALAPIVGALNLSEVVLAGPEELLDGVLLDAVRETLRNRTMAGFHSGVTVRMTSQGRDIVLRGCVVMVLSAQLGVS; encoded by the coding sequence ATGTCGATCGACCTGGCCAAGCGCACCACCGCCGCCGATCGGGGTGCGCCGTCCGACCACGGGCTCGTCCCCGGCCGGGCGCTCCGCCCGCGGACGAAGGTGCTTCCCGAGCACGCACGCGGTCACAACCGCTCGCTCGTGCTGCAGTCCCTGTACCGCTCCGGGCGCGCCAGCCGAGCGGATCTCGCCAGGACGACGGGCCTCACCCGCGTCACCATCTCGGACCTCGTGGGGGAGCTGATCGCCGAAGGCCTGGTCGTCGAGCTCGGCCAGCGCGACGACGCCCGCCCGGGAAAGCCCGCCGTGCTTCTCGACGTCAACCGGGGCGCGACGCAGATCGTCGGCGTCGACCTCAGCGAGCACGCCGTGTTCCGCGGAGCCGTCCTCGACATGGACGGCCGCATCCTGCAGACCGCGGAGGTCGAACTCGCCGGGAGCCGCGGCGAGGACGCGACGGCCAAGGTCCTCGCGCTCGTCGATCGATTGGTCGAACTGACGTCAGCGCCCGTGCTGGGCATCGGCATCGGGTCTCCCGGCATCGTCGAAGCGGATGGCGTGGTCGCCACCGCCCCGAACCTCGGCTGGGTGGATGAGCCGCTGCAGCAGCGCATCGCCGAACGCACCGGGCTCCCGGTGTTCGTCGCGAACGACGCGAACGTCGCGGTGCTGGCGGAGCACGGCTTCGCCGACGCGCAGGGCGACATGATGCTCGTCAAGGTGGGCCACGGTGTCGGCTCCGGCCTGCTGGTCGCCGGTGCGCTGGTCTTCGGCAGCCGTTTCGCAGCGGGCGAGATCGGTCAGGTGATGGTCGGAACGGATGCGGGGCCCGAGGCGCCGTACGACCGCGAGCGGTGCCTGGAGGCCTGGCTGGCGGTGCCGCGGCTGGAGTCGCGCGTGGCGGCCGCCGAGGCCGCCGGAGCATCGGCCGAGCCGGTGCTCCGTGAGGCCGGCCAGCGGCTCGGCGTCGCGCTCGCGCCGATCGTCGGCGCGCTGAACCTGTCGGAGGTCGTCCTCGCCGGTCCGGAGGAGCTGCTCGACGGCGTGCTGCTGGATGCCGTGCGCGAGACCCTCCGCAACCGCACCATGGCCGGCTTCCACTCCGGCGTCACCGTCCGGATGACCAGCCAGGGCCGCGATATCGTGCTCCGCGGGTGCGTCGTCATGGTGCTCTCCGCGCAGTTGGGGGTGTCGTGA
- a CDS encoding ROK family transcriptional regulator, with protein sequence MTQRHGGGTVAEEHGKATQAAVRERNLTTALQLVLSGNGTATRAAIARRTGLTSATVSSLLAGLIADGLVIEGQLAESTGGKRATTLRVAAENHVLLALLVQPGLVRGAVVDLLGDELATVTQRAATPGSLEDVRSVVRRLVASTSARIVAVGVQVPGIADGPLIRESVQLGWTDVDLGRELAGIVDAPIHLINDADAEAIADSITSDDFGANQLFVSLSTGVGAAVIIDGEVVSGAAHRAGEIGHVPVLFGPDAPLCACGNRGCLEEIVSVTSLLGLPHGTDLEALDLAALAAAPDARERIADGARVLARALLLVAAALDVPNIVVGGAAPRLGPEFIGHLRAEAARHPVKAAMPLSFRYARVSQEHPYRGAAQYALKSALGVTWAR encoded by the coding sequence GTGACGCAACGACACGGCGGAGGAACAGTGGCTGAGGAGCACGGCAAGGCGACGCAGGCCGCCGTCCGCGAGCGGAACCTCACGACCGCGCTGCAGCTCGTGCTGTCGGGGAACGGCACGGCGACGCGGGCGGCCATCGCCCGCCGCACCGGCCTCACCAGCGCGACCGTCTCCTCCCTGCTCGCCGGGCTCATCGCCGACGGACTCGTCATCGAAGGGCAGCTGGCGGAGAGCACCGGAGGAAAGCGCGCCACCACCCTGCGTGTGGCGGCCGAGAACCACGTCCTGCTCGCGCTGCTCGTGCAGCCCGGACTCGTCCGCGGCGCGGTCGTCGACCTGCTGGGCGACGAGCTCGCCACCGTCACGCAGCGCGCGGCGACGCCGGGGTCGCTCGAGGACGTGCGCTCCGTCGTACGGCGGCTGGTCGCATCCACCTCGGCACGGATCGTCGCTGTCGGCGTGCAGGTGCCGGGCATCGCCGACGGCCCGCTGATCCGTGAATCGGTGCAGCTGGGATGGACGGACGTGGACCTCGGCCGAGAGCTGGCCGGTATCGTCGACGCGCCCATCCACCTCATCAACGACGCCGATGCGGAGGCGATCGCCGACTCGATCACGTCGGACGACTTCGGGGCGAACCAGCTCTTCGTCTCGCTGAGCACGGGTGTCGGCGCGGCCGTCATCATCGACGGGGAGGTGGTCAGCGGCGCCGCGCACCGCGCGGGCGAGATCGGGCATGTCCCGGTGCTGTTCGGGCCGGATGCGCCGCTCTGCGCCTGCGGCAACCGCGGCTGCCTCGAGGAGATCGTTTCGGTGACGAGCCTGCTGGGCCTCCCCCACGGCACCGACCTGGAGGCGCTCGACCTCGCGGCGCTGGCTGCCGCTCCGGACGCGCGCGAGCGCATCGCGGACGGCGCACGTGTGCTCGCCCGCGCCCTCCTGCTCGTCGCCGCCGCCCTCGACGTGCCGAACATCGTCGTCGGCGGCGCGGCCCCTCGGCTCGGCCCGGAGTTCATCGGGCACCTGCGTGCCGAAGCGGCGCGGCATCCCGTGAAGGCCGCCATGCCGCTGAGCTTCCGGTACGCCCGCGTGAGTCAGGAGCACCCGTACCGCGGGGCGGCGCAGTACGCGCTGAAGTCGGCGCTCGGCGTCACCTGGGCGCGCTGA
- a CDS encoding response regulator, translating into MTSVVTKYRVVVVEDDPDVAFFMKTVLEKRADAVAIAVTDPSIALATIAEFEPDLVITDIEMPGITGLDLLKELRAQYPGMPVVVMTAHVSVDYAVSALRAQADEFLSKPVASAELVAIVNRLAAEGRIKRAAARRQVVLAIGAHPDDVEIGVGGILAAHREAGNDVVILTLSRGARGGDADDRQHESLASAELLGARLFLEDLEDTHISAADPTVGIIERVVAEVQPDIVYTHSSHDRHQDHRAVHAATNVATRSVRTVCCYQSPSATIDFRPTRFVPIDGFTETKLQLIDCFRSQTELRGYLEPDFVLATARYWSRFGGGKNCEPLEVMRDTADISVPASAIHNDARVAGNRLNRTAE; encoded by the coding sequence ATGACGAGTGTCGTGACGAAGTACCGGGTGGTCGTGGTCGAGGATGACCCGGATGTCGCCTTCTTCATGAAGACCGTGCTCGAGAAGCGCGCGGACGCCGTTGCCATCGCGGTGACCGATCCGTCCATCGCCCTCGCCACGATCGCCGAGTTCGAGCCGGACCTCGTCATCACCGACATCGAGATGCCCGGCATCACCGGTCTCGACCTGCTCAAGGAGCTGCGCGCGCAGTATCCCGGGATGCCGGTCGTCGTCATGACCGCGCACGTCTCGGTCGACTACGCCGTCTCCGCTCTCCGGGCGCAGGCGGACGAGTTCCTGAGCAAGCCGGTCGCCTCGGCGGAGCTCGTCGCGATCGTGAACCGCCTTGCCGCCGAGGGCCGCATCAAGCGGGCCGCCGCCCGTCGCCAGGTCGTCCTCGCGATCGGTGCGCACCCCGACGATGTCGAGATCGGCGTGGGCGGCATCCTCGCCGCGCACCGCGAAGCGGGCAACGACGTCGTCATCCTCACCCTCTCGCGCGGCGCTCGCGGCGGGGACGCCGACGACCGCCAGCACGAGTCCCTCGCGTCGGCGGAACTCCTCGGCGCCCGGCTGTTCCTCGAAGACCTCGAGGACACCCACATCTCCGCGGCGGACCCGACGGTCGGCATCATCGAGCGCGTCGTCGCCGAGGTCCAGCCGGACATCGTCTACACGCACTCATCGCACGACCGTCACCAGGACCACCGGGCGGTCCACGCGGCGACGAACGTCGCCACCCGGTCCGTGCGCACGGTCTGCTGCTACCAGAGCCCGTCCGCCACCATCGACTTCCGGCCCACCCGCTTCGTACCCATCGACGGATTCACCGAGACCAAGCTGCAGCTGATCGACTGCTTCCGCTCGCAGACCGAACTGCGCGGGTACCTCGAGCCCGACTTCGTGCTCGCGACCGCCCGCTACTGGTCGCGCTTCGGCGGCGGCAAGAACTGCGAGCCGCTGGAGGTCATGCGCGACACCGCCGACATCTCGGTGCCCGCCTCCGCCATCCACAACGACGCCCGCGTCGCGGGAAACCGACTGAACAGGACCGCTGAATGA
- a CDS encoding ATP-grasp domain-containing protein, whose translation MTDSTRTRVLVTGAGGPAGVAVIRSLLARDDVEVYAADMDGWASGLYLVGEGCRRIVPPGRSDGFVDALIAMSREDGIDVLFSTVDVELPGLAARRDELEAVGTKLAAPSRDTLVTCLDKFALIQRVGDQARVPVTRLLNPQGVGADWTFPVIIKPRSGAGSRGVRLITDRGTLEALGTDESIIIQENLPGEEFSVDVLAGLDGNVIAAVPRSRERVDSGVSIAGRTVRRAELSDTAAAVARAIGLTGVANVQLRYSTDGTPALLEVNPRFPGAMPLTIAAGVDMPSLLLDLVLGRPVPSAVDFEELANVRFLEDVFLSPADVLVSENAAHAEGPEE comes from the coding sequence ATGACCGACTCCACCCGTACCCGCGTCCTGGTGACGGGCGCCGGCGGCCCCGCGGGCGTCGCGGTGATCCGCTCGCTGCTGGCCCGGGACGATGTCGAGGTGTACGCCGCCGACATGGACGGGTGGGCCAGCGGCCTCTACCTCGTGGGGGAGGGCTGCAGGCGGATCGTGCCGCCCGGACGGTCGGACGGCTTCGTCGATGCGCTCATCGCCATGAGCCGGGAGGACGGGATCGACGTCCTGTTCTCGACGGTCGACGTCGAGCTGCCGGGTCTCGCCGCGCGCCGCGACGAGCTCGAAGCGGTCGGAACGAAGCTGGCGGCCCCCTCGCGCGACACCCTGGTCACCTGCCTCGACAAGTTCGCCCTCATCCAGCGCGTCGGCGACCAGGCGCGCGTGCCCGTCACGCGGCTGCTGAACCCGCAGGGCGTCGGTGCTGATTGGACGTTCCCGGTCATCATCAAGCCGCGCAGCGGCGCCGGATCGCGCGGCGTCCGCCTCATCACGGATCGCGGCACCCTGGAGGCGCTCGGCACCGACGAGAGCATCATCATCCAGGAGAACCTGCCCGGCGAGGAGTTCTCGGTCGACGTCCTCGCGGGGCTCGACGGCAACGTCATCGCGGCCGTCCCGCGCTCCAGGGAGCGCGTCGACTCGGGCGTCTCGATCGCCGGCCGGACGGTGCGGCGGGCGGAGCTCTCCGACACCGCCGCGGCGGTGGCCCGCGCGATCGGCCTCACCGGCGTCGCGAACGTGCAGCTGCGGTACAGCACCGACGGCACGCCGGCACTGCTCGAGGTGAACCCGCGCTTCCCCGGCGCCATGCCGTTGACCATCGCGGCCGGCGTCGACATGCCGTCCCTCCTGCTCGACCTGGTCCTCGGCCGGCCGGTTCCGTCGGCCGTCGACTTCGAGGAGCTCGCCAACGTCCGGTTCCTGGAGGACGTCTTCCTGTCACCCGCCGACGTGCTCGTCTCCGAGAACGCGGCGCACGCGGAGGGTCCGGAGGAGTGA
- a CDS encoding PHP domain-containing protein, translating into MSGTEAGRLPALLHGDFHVHSTFSDDARSTLAENIAAASAVGLRTIRLTDHVRASTTWVPEFLTAVAAERVPDGLTVLTGVEAKLLDASGAVDTPPGLVVGPGGVDAVVIGDHQFPGTDGPWSPTATRERLDAGLSVDDALDLFVEGSIRAMERTPHAQLAHWFSILPKVGLDETQLGAERLAAWAQAAAATGTIVEVNEKWNCPGPDAIAALLDAGARIVASTDSHVAADVGRYDRVRQLLDAAASRVAGERVTVGTETGEREDAR; encoded by the coding sequence GTGAGCGGGACGGAGGCCGGCCGGCTGCCCGCGCTGCTGCACGGCGACTTCCACGTCCACTCGACGTTCTCCGACGACGCACGGAGCACTCTGGCGGAGAACATCGCGGCGGCGTCCGCGGTCGGCCTCCGGACGATCCGCCTCACCGATCACGTGCGCGCGTCGACCACCTGGGTCCCCGAGTTCCTCACCGCCGTCGCGGCGGAGCGCGTACCCGACGGACTGACCGTGCTCACCGGTGTGGAGGCGAAGCTGCTGGATGCGTCAGGCGCCGTCGACACACCGCCCGGCCTGGTCGTCGGTCCCGGTGGGGTGGATGCCGTCGTCATCGGCGATCACCAGTTCCCCGGAACGGACGGGCCGTGGTCGCCCACGGCCACGCGCGAACGGCTCGACGCCGGCCTGTCGGTCGACGACGCGCTCGACCTGTTCGTCGAGGGCAGCATCCGGGCGATGGAGCGCACGCCGCACGCGCAGCTGGCGCACTGGTTCTCCATCCTGCCGAAGGTCGGGCTCGACGAGACCCAGCTCGGCGCGGAGCGGCTCGCCGCCTGGGCGCAGGCCGCCGCGGCGACCGGGACCATCGTCGAGGTCAACGAGAAGTGGAACTGCCCCGGCCCGGACGCCATCGCGGCGCTGCTCGATGCCGGGGCGCGTATCGTCGCCTCGACAGACAGCCACGTCGCCGCCGACGTCGGGCGCTACGACCGCGTCCGGCAGCTGCTGGACGCGGCCGCCTCCCGGGTCGCGGGAGAAAGGGTGACCGTGGGAACCGAGACAGGGGAGAGGGAGGACGCACGGTGA
- a CDS encoding response regulator: protein MSERKRVVIADDDDDIRGLMTIAANRAGVDIVAAVDNGSAALAAVQAGGIDLAVLDISMPGLNGVEVAEAIRADDLTRSTLILMVSASVQLLTDHGVVADRSDSFIVKPFSPRVLSTRIREMLELGEPS, encoded by the coding sequence ATGTCTGAGCGCAAACGCGTCGTGATCGCCGACGACGATGACGACATCCGGGGCCTGATGACCATCGCCGCGAACCGCGCGGGCGTGGACATCGTCGCGGCCGTCGACAACGGCTCGGCGGCCCTCGCCGCCGTGCAGGCGGGCGGCATCGACCTCGCCGTCCTCGACATCTCGATGCCCGGACTGAACGGCGTGGAGGTGGCCGAGGCGATCCGGGCGGATGACCTCACGCGATCGACACTCATCCTGATGGTGTCGGCGTCGGTCCAGCTGCTCACCGACCACGGCGTCGTCGCCGACCGGTCGGACAGTTTCATCGTCAAGCCGTTCAGCCCGCGTGTGCTGTCGACCCGCATCCGCGAGATGCTCGAACTGGGGGAGCCCTCATGA
- a CDS encoding ATP-binding protein translates to MTLDRWLSRIPLDSPSAFMKQVPTIVGFAIAASIAALPNGVPITNAPLFLAGIALVAVATVFSLIIPWRHLNPEWAVVIPVLSLLAVGLLRLGTGSAASPFAVLTLLPFVWIASEAGRINILIAALTTFVVLLAPLVVDGVGHTAGDIVRAFFSPVIYLIVAIVINEIAHRMRVQLAAARAAGEQQQQLLAQAVQAQDELVLNEARLKTANRLIQSIWNAVTEQSVIGTDLDGLIDVWNPGAEKMLGLTEKQVLDGKHHIIDFHLQSELAERLQDMDARFTTVATTDEFSALVDTVRAGSADVRDWTYVRPDGKRVVVQVAATPRIDENGHRVGFIFVATDMTEAREFARLKDEFVGLISHELRTPLSSILGYLELLRDDDEDPLSEEQLQYLAVAERNAHRLLRLVGDLLFTAQVESGRFPLDIKDVGLNTVVAASVESARPVAANAGVTLVAEVPDHTVEVRGDTLRLGQAVDNLVSNALKFTPSGGTVTVALRQEAGEAVIAVRDTGIGIPAVELSQLSQRFFRASTATRNAVPGVGLGLTITKAIVTAHGGRLDIASEEGVGTSISIVLPVETPRPVTEAIPRVEVAP, encoded by the coding sequence ATGACCCTCGACCGCTGGCTCAGCCGCATCCCGCTGGACTCGCCCTCGGCGTTCATGAAGCAGGTGCCGACGATCGTCGGCTTCGCGATCGCCGCGTCGATCGCCGCGCTGCCGAACGGCGTGCCCATCACCAACGCGCCGCTGTTCCTGGCCGGCATCGCGCTGGTGGCCGTCGCGACCGTGTTCTCCCTCATCATCCCGTGGCGGCATCTGAATCCGGAGTGGGCGGTCGTCATCCCGGTGCTTTCGCTGCTCGCCGTCGGGCTGCTGCGGCTCGGGACGGGGTCCGCCGCCTCGCCGTTCGCGGTGCTCACCCTGCTGCCCTTCGTCTGGATCGCCTCCGAGGCCGGGCGCATCAACATCCTCATCGCGGCGCTCACCACCTTCGTCGTACTGCTCGCACCGCTCGTCGTCGACGGCGTCGGCCACACCGCAGGAGACATCGTCCGCGCCTTCTTCTCGCCGGTGATCTACCTCATCGTCGCGATCGTGATCAACGAGATCGCGCACAGGATGCGCGTGCAGCTCGCCGCGGCCCGTGCGGCGGGGGAGCAGCAGCAGCAGCTCCTGGCCCAGGCCGTGCAGGCGCAGGACGAGCTGGTGCTCAACGAGGCGCGGCTGAAGACCGCGAATCGTCTCATCCAGAGCATCTGGAACGCCGTCACCGAGCAGTCCGTCATCGGCACCGACCTCGACGGTCTCATCGACGTCTGGAACCCCGGCGCCGAGAAGATGCTCGGCCTGACCGAGAAGCAGGTGCTCGACGGCAAGCACCACATCATCGACTTCCACCTCCAGTCGGAGCTCGCCGAGCGGCTTCAGGACATGGATGCGCGCTTCACCACCGTCGCCACCACCGACGAGTTCTCGGCGCTGGTGGACACCGTCCGCGCCGGGTCCGCCGACGTGCGCGACTGGACGTACGTGCGGCCCGACGGCAAGCGCGTCGTCGTGCAGGTCGCGGCGACGCCGCGCATCGACGAGAACGGCCACCGGGTCGGCTTCATCTTCGTCGCGACCGACATGACCGAGGCCCGCGAGTTCGCCCGGCTCAAGGACGAGTTCGTCGGGCTCATCTCGCACGAGCTGCGGACGCCGCTCAGTTCGATCCTCGGCTACCTGGAGCTGCTCCGGGACGACGACGAGGATCCGCTGTCGGAGGAGCAGCTGCAGTACCTGGCGGTCGCTGAGCGCAACGCGCACCGCCTGCTCCGCCTGGTCGGCGACCTGCTGTTCACCGCGCAGGTGGAGTCGGGGCGCTTCCCCCTCGACATCAAGGACGTCGGGTTGAACACCGTCGTCGCGGCCTCCGTCGAGTCCGCCCGTCCCGTCGCCGCGAATGCGGGCGTGACGCTCGTCGCCGAGGTGCCGGACCACACGGTGGAGGTGCGCGGCGACACGCTCCGCCTGGGCCAGGCCGTCGACAACCTGGTGTCGAACGCGCTCAAGTTCACGCCGTCCGGCGGCACCGTCACGGTGGCGCTGCGCCAGGAGGCAGGCGAAGCGGTGATCGCCGTCAGGGACACCGGCATCGGCATCCCTGCCGTGGAGCTGAGCCAGCTGTCACAGCGCTTCTTCCGGGCGTCGACGGCGACCCGCAACGCGGTCCCGGGCGTCGGGCTGGGGCTCACCATCACCAAAGCGATCGTGACCGCCCACGGCGGCCGCCTCGACATCGCCAGCGAAGAGGGCGTCGGCACGTCGATCAGCATCGTCCTGCCGGTGGAGACGCCCAGACCCGTGACCGAGGCCATCCCGCGCGTGGAGGTGGCGCCGTGA